A genomic stretch from Pseudomonas sp. MUP55 includes:
- a CDS encoding DUF6026 family protein translates to MNTYAPARPAQTLYVNIRRDELTQLKQEREQLQAQVEHLQQQLIALHAPALPELQARTALN, encoded by the coding sequence ATGAACACTTATGCCCCAGCCCGCCCTGCCCAGACCCTCTACGTCAATATCCGTCGTGACGAACTTACCCAGCTCAAGCAGGAGCGCGAACAGTTGCAGGCGCAAGTCGAACACCTGCAACAGCAGCTCATCGCGCTGCACGCCCCGGCACTACCAGAACTTCAGGCCCGCACCGCGCTTAACTGA
- a CDS encoding DUF6543 domain-containing protein, producing MSTTSTTSDQVTQSRTYLGQVFADRPRLEEVAEAVLQREMDDQWPASALNVRRLRLARILAPADQDQPATYGPLLSLGDLLLKRIMQGTLLNLSANADVLLDRQRDASWKPVTPSPSVDELEVLVNRVAPSLLEAFQARLVDYWSQAPRQDLLSTRWRIVAEQLRRCLMSGPQAPPLSADEYRTLLGRFYPLKSERERRLGEGVLRVYQVYACEEGGVGEWLVVLLLESRPSTVSTYYLYSPGTGLQRLHGLEDLANLLPLHMSRRYTGRRVEWAVREPQDDVFDAMAQVLLEKQLRDLQALRWSDFPDVQWYKQRFHRLTAPQAWFVTSPARGEMPEQALPAWLQGADAADRLHASRLLDAVHAAQVEAQGANFLDGLEPIHVYARKALQARMLRDHPQEVVINPDDYMLTFTRTQGGTVGWTQSTSRTLTQWALDNPFTESYAHVSITNRVEPGYIPDWWLTIDYVKRLIPAVDIGKHYPALLKRNLLDDPAERQRRQALFVGQARAQLPLVALECLLRRRQGLTRKGVQWVQALVQASVEARKVDGHEIVARPLAFLTHAGGRGYPAANMFVIGPRDNALLPHLLYRPGSDAQLQQWASRQELLDAIAHVGPLQTEVLNSLDPQGRAVLGKGGFLQPHIQRQGRGGEFAPVEVPAPALLSDQQVPGDFLAHVFTTNAQALVRRAEAQSRSNEEQRWAAFRNDLWQLFNVFLPLMRGPLATVGWLYQSLLSARTLITMPEDADDERRAAAIVDALASLVQILLYPAVGLDERIGLTDVGPATTRPPAHVEQAASLRQLRRQGRADLLAMDAGWHSAGELSPAQQTLLDSYKWRQGRQPWPVTERNIETQGARKGLIRVPTGGDRFTLHALIRGGLYPVMEAPEGFRVADPRQPGRFGPWLKRDAAGGWQFDLRLRLAGGMPKPSGAQRRAQILAREADFKQRYEQQTRAQVMADETAGKEYDYYVRVHRTEREKFNDALRRSIDQRYQAALREQNQCQIQRLETLKIRNANRPLPGFETELIEQLQNIVHTLQERAALLVLARKAATPARETLDAWGAQLESDDPNTSQQAHDNTVGYLSQMAEFNQQLIDLGSLEQAFDTELQAAPGYAPQVGSPDETVQRRLSPMDWKVHQVSTLQGLLLKRAPVEAEFYDFIVLKDVTDRATWTVRSHRALQEPGFMTVEERVQALGDVVGNYTQVLGSLRLYQQTLSELLNSHYTARLVSLVEALRGEAEHSLALLLRDQARQSEAVPEPLSVPQPQATAGSRRRMVRTRDKRILVGVARARTPQEPDEIVDVVDPVDNVPVASYRQSPEKDLWEEVDPQPAPPPPERSLKRLLKDARVLLEEQPRQIRAAWNDAQTSNSPIGLEAVLCDRARQLEALRGKIAQRDPGKTQVLSDLAEAGATLREQGRLIRIDVIKRNPPEANRIDYLKAQGEVQILKIEGRVRLSRPDDYLQEYVILDRRKQPLAYAHFHYRSEKAPLAEFTAGHLKLPAQRFNSYVMGSGQSEGQYLAVHRAQVNAALAETLFFGVDASVKRGAGLKFW from the coding sequence ATGAGCACGACGTCCACCACGTCTGATCAAGTTACCCAATCCCGCACTTACCTCGGCCAGGTATTTGCCGATAGACCTCGGCTCGAAGAAGTGGCCGAGGCCGTGTTGCAGCGCGAAATGGATGATCAGTGGCCGGCCTCTGCCCTGAACGTCCGCCGGTTGCGACTCGCTCGTATCCTGGCGCCCGCCGATCAGGATCAGCCCGCGACCTACGGGCCATTGCTCAGCCTGGGTGATCTGTTATTGAAGCGGATCATGCAGGGAACGTTGCTGAACCTGAGCGCCAATGCCGATGTTTTGCTGGACAGGCAGCGAGACGCTTCCTGGAAGCCCGTGACGCCGTCGCCGTCGGTGGACGAGCTTGAAGTGCTCGTCAATCGGGTCGCACCGTCGCTGCTCGAAGCGTTCCAGGCGCGGCTGGTCGATTACTGGAGCCAGGCGCCGCGCCAGGATCTGCTGTCTACCCGCTGGCGAATCGTCGCCGAGCAACTGCGGCGCTGCCTGATGTCCGGACCGCAGGCGCCGCCGTTGTCTGCCGATGAGTACCGAACGCTGCTTGGACGGTTTTATCCGCTCAAGTCCGAGCGTGAACGGCGCTTGGGAGAGGGCGTGTTGCGGGTCTATCAGGTGTACGCCTGCGAGGAGGGCGGGGTGGGTGAGTGGCTGGTGGTGTTGCTGCTCGAAAGCCGCCCGTCGACGGTGTCGACCTATTACCTGTACAGCCCCGGCACTGGCCTGCAGCGCCTGCACGGCCTGGAGGATCTGGCCAACCTGTTGCCGCTGCACATGAGTCGTCGCTACACAGGCCGACGCGTGGAATGGGCGGTGCGCGAACCGCAAGACGACGTGTTCGACGCCATGGCCCAGGTGCTCCTGGAAAAACAGCTGCGCGACCTCCAGGCGCTACGCTGGTCGGATTTCCCCGATGTGCAATGGTACAAGCAGCGCTTTCATCGGTTGACTGCGCCCCAGGCCTGGTTTGTGACGTCGCCGGCACGCGGCGAAATGCCCGAACAGGCATTGCCCGCCTGGTTGCAGGGTGCCGACGCGGCCGACCGTCTGCACGCAAGCCGGCTGCTGGATGCCGTGCATGCTGCACAGGTCGAGGCGCAGGGCGCGAATTTCCTGGACGGACTGGAGCCCATTCACGTCTATGCCCGCAAAGCCCTGCAGGCGCGCATGCTTCGGGATCATCCCCAGGAAGTAGTGATTAACCCGGATGACTATATGCTGACGTTCACCCGCACCCAGGGCGGCACGGTCGGCTGGACGCAGTCCACCTCGCGCACGTTGACGCAATGGGCGCTGGACAACCCCTTCACCGAGTCCTATGCCCATGTGAGCATCACCAATCGCGTTGAGCCCGGCTATATTCCCGATTGGTGGCTGACCATCGACTACGTCAAGCGCCTGATCCCTGCTGTCGACATCGGCAAGCACTATCCGGCGCTGCTCAAGCGCAATTTGCTGGACGATCCCGCTGAGCGGCAACGGCGCCAGGCGCTGTTTGTCGGGCAAGCCCGTGCGCAGTTGCCCCTGGTTGCTCTGGAGTGCCTGCTGCGCCGGCGCCAGGGGCTGACTCGCAAGGGCGTGCAGTGGGTGCAAGCGCTGGTGCAGGCGAGCGTCGAGGCGCGCAAGGTCGACGGGCACGAGATTGTCGCGCGTCCGCTCGCGTTTTTGACCCACGCGGGCGGGCGCGGCTATCCGGCGGCAAACATGTTTGTGATCGGCCCTCGGGACAATGCCCTGCTACCGCATCTGCTCTACCGGCCCGGCTCGGATGCGCAGCTGCAACAATGGGCCAGCCGCCAGGAGCTGCTCGACGCCATCGCCCATGTCGGCCCGTTGCAAACCGAGGTGCTGAACAGCCTCGATCCCCAGGGCCGGGCGGTGCTGGGCAAGGGCGGTTTTCTTCAGCCCCATATTCAGCGCCAGGGCCGAGGCGGGGAGTTTGCACCTGTCGAGGTGCCTGCACCCGCGTTGCTCAGCGATCAGCAAGTACCCGGGGATTTCCTGGCCCATGTATTCACCACCAATGCGCAGGCCCTGGTGAGGCGCGCCGAGGCACAAAGCCGCTCCAACGAAGAACAGCGCTGGGCAGCCTTTCGCAATGACCTGTGGCAGCTGTTCAACGTGTTCCTGCCCTTGATGCGCGGGCCTTTGGCGACCGTGGGATGGTTGTACCAGAGCCTGCTCAGTGCCAGGACGCTGATCACCATGCCCGAGGATGCGGACGACGAACGTCGCGCCGCGGCTATTGTCGACGCCCTGGCCAGCCTGGTGCAGATCCTGCTGTATCCAGCGGTCGGACTGGACGAGCGCATCGGGTTGACTGATGTCGGGCCGGCTACGACCCGGCCGCCGGCACACGTGGAGCAGGCAGCTTCCCTGCGCCAATTGCGGCGTCAGGGCAGGGCCGACCTGCTGGCGATGGATGCCGGCTGGCACAGCGCGGGCGAACTATCGCCGGCACAGCAGACGTTGCTGGACAGCTACAAGTGGCGTCAGGGGCGGCAGCCCTGGCCGGTGACCGAGCGAAATATCGAAACCCAGGGCGCGCGCAAAGGCTTGATCAGGGTGCCCACCGGCGGTGACCGGTTTACGTTGCACGCGCTCATTCGTGGCGGGTTGTACCCCGTGATGGAAGCCCCCGAGGGTTTTCGTGTGGCCGACCCTCGGCAGCCGGGACGCTTTGGCCCCTGGCTCAAGCGTGACGCGGCAGGTGGGTGGCAATTTGACCTGCGTTTGCGCCTGGCCGGGGGCATGCCCAAGCCAAGCGGTGCGCAGCGGCGTGCGCAGATTCTGGCCAGAGAGGCGGATTTCAAGCAGCGCTATGAGCAACAGACCCGGGCGCAGGTGATGGCAGATGAGACAGCAGGCAAGGAGTATGACTACTACGTACGCGTGCACAGGACCGAGCGGGAAAAATTCAACGATGCGCTGCGGCGCAGTATCGACCAGCGCTATCAGGCCGCATTGCGCGAACAGAATCAGTGCCAGATCCAGCGGCTGGAAACCCTCAAGATACGCAACGCCAACAGACCGCTGCCGGGTTTCGAGACGGAGCTGATCGAGCAACTGCAGAACATTGTCCATACGTTGCAAGAGCGCGCCGCGCTGCTGGTGCTGGCGCGCAAGGCCGCGACGCCGGCACGTGAAACCCTTGACGCCTGGGGCGCGCAGTTGGAGTCCGACGACCCGAACACAAGCCAGCAAGCCCACGACAACACCGTGGGTTATCTGAGCCAAATGGCCGAGTTCAATCAGCAATTGATAGACCTGGGCAGCCTGGAGCAGGCTTTCGACACTGAACTGCAAGCGGCGCCTGGTTACGCGCCGCAGGTCGGCTCGCCCGATGAAACGGTGCAACGCCGGCTTTCGCCGATGGACTGGAAAGTCCATCAGGTGTCGACCCTGCAGGGGCTGCTGCTCAAGCGTGCGCCGGTGGAGGCCGAGTTTTACGACTTCATCGTACTCAAGGATGTCACTGATAGGGCGACTTGGACGGTTCGTTCGCATCGGGCCTTGCAGGAACCCGGTTTCATGACCGTCGAGGAGCGGGTTCAGGCGCTCGGTGACGTGGTGGGCAATTACACACAAGTCCTGGGCAGTCTGCGCCTGTATCAACAGACGCTGAGCGAGTTGCTTAACAGCCATTACACCGCGCGCCTGGTCAGCCTGGTCGAGGCGCTTCGCGGCGAGGCCGAGCATTCACTGGCCCTGCTGTTGCGCGACCAGGCCCGGCAATCCGAGGCGGTGCCGGAACCCTTATCCGTGCCGCAGCCCCAAGCCACAGCCGGCAGCCGAAGGCGCATGGTACGAACCCGCGACAAACGCATCCTGGTGGGGGTGGCGCGCGCGCGCACGCCGCAGGAGCCGGACGAAATTGTCGATGTGGTGGACCCGGTCGACAACGTGCCAGTGGCCAGCTATCGGCAAAGTCCGGAAAAAGACCTTTGGGAAGAGGTCGACCCGCAACCGGCGCCGCCGCCCCCCGAGCGTAGCCTCAAGCGCCTGCTCAAGGATGCTCGCGTTCTGCTGGAAGAGCAGCCCAGGCAAATCCGTGCGGCGTGGAACGATGCGCAGACTTCCAACTCACCCATCGGCCTGGAGGCGGTGCTGTGTGATCGGGCGCGGCAGTTGGAGGCCCTGCGGGGAAAAATTGCCCAGCGCGACCCCGGCAAGACCCAGGTGCTGTCCGACCTCGCCGAGGCTGGCGCTACCTTGCGCGAGCAAGGCCGCTTGATCAGGATCGACGTGATCAAGCGCAACCCGCCCGAGGCCAATCGTATCGACTACCTCAAGGCGCAGGGCGAAGTGCAGATCCTGAAGATCGAGGGCAGGGTCAGGCTCAGTCGCCCGGATGACTATTTACAGGAATACGTGATTCTTGATCGGCGCAAGCAGCCCCTGGCTTACGCGCATTTTCACTACCGCAGCGAGAAGGCGCCCCTTGCGGAGTTTACGGCCGGGCACCTGAAGCTGCCTGCGCAGCGCTTCAACAGCTACGTGATGGGGTCGGGGCAAAGTGAAGGGCAATACCTGGCAGTGCATCGGGCGCAGGTCAATGCTGCGCTGGCCGAAACGTTGTTCTTTGGCGTGGACGCCTCAGTTAAGCGCGGTGCGGGCCTGAAGTTCTGGTAG
- a CDS encoding phosphoethanolamine transferase CptA — MAMFKRSTKSAKGFDWAGLGWLFLFFWYFSGITQLLIQLTGTSGFSGFRQAFFMSALWLAPMLLFPRQTRVLAALIGVVLWACSMASLGYFFIYQQEFSQSVIFIMFESNISEAGEYATQYFAWWIVLAFIAHTAFAIFLWTRLRPVYLPRGQSIVAAIAIVLAVVGYPLVKQIATSETMELAIDRFETRIEPAVPWQMIVAYRRYTEQLDNMQGMLTSASQIPPLKNLKDSMAGQPSTLVLVIGESTNRQRMSLYGYPRNTTPELDKLRDQLAVFDNVITPRPYTIEALQQVLTFADEENPDLYLKTPSIVSVMKQAGYKTFWITNQQTMTKRNTMLTTFSEQADEQVYLNNNRNQNARQYDGDVLAPFSKALADTAERKFIVVHLLGTHMSYQYRYPQTFDKFTDRQGVPAGVSDAQLPTYNSYDNAVLYNDFVVSSLIKDYAKTDPNGFLLYLSDHGEDVFDSAGHDTLGRNEGKPTAPMYTIPFMAYASPKWRESHDWSFAGDLQRPYSSSQLIHTWADLAGLSFDELDHSKSLVSDSFKPRPLLIGNPYETKQKALIDFSLIKPKKADSTEVVTQ, encoded by the coding sequence ATGGCGATGTTTAAACGCAGCACTAAGTCTGCGAAAGGCTTTGATTGGGCCGGACTCGGCTGGTTATTCCTGTTTTTCTGGTATTTCTCGGGCATTACCCAACTGCTTATCCAACTGACCGGTACTTCCGGCTTCAGCGGGTTCCGCCAGGCCTTCTTCATGAGTGCGCTGTGGCTGGCGCCCATGCTGCTCTTCCCGCGCCAGACCCGCGTGCTTGCGGCGCTGATCGGCGTGGTGCTGTGGGCCTGCTCCATGGCCAGCCTGGGTTATTTCTTTATTTACCAGCAGGAATTTTCCCAGAGCGTCATCTTCATCATGTTCGAGTCGAACATTTCTGAAGCGGGCGAATACGCCACCCAGTACTTTGCCTGGTGGATCGTGCTGGCCTTTATTGCCCACACCGCCTTTGCGATTTTCCTGTGGACACGCCTGCGTCCGGTGTACTTGCCTCGCGGCCAGTCGATCGTGGCGGCCATCGCCATCGTGCTGGCCGTGGTCGGCTACCCGCTGGTCAAGCAGATCGCCACAAGCGAAACCATGGAACTGGCCATCGACCGCTTCGAAACCCGCATCGAACCGGCCGTGCCATGGCAGATGATCGTCGCCTACCGCCGTTACACCGAACAGCTGGACAACATGCAAGGCATGCTCACCAGTGCCAGCCAGATCCCACCGTTGAAGAACCTCAAGGACAGCATGGCCGGCCAGCCGTCTACCCTGGTGCTGGTGATCGGCGAGTCCACCAACCGTCAACGCATGAGCCTCTACGGCTACCCGCGCAACACCACGCCGGAACTGGACAAGCTGCGCGACCAGCTGGCGGTGTTCGATAACGTCATTACTCCGCGCCCCTACACCATCGAAGCGCTGCAACAGGTACTGACCTTCGCCGACGAAGAAAACCCGGACCTGTACCTCAAGACGCCGTCCATCGTCAGCGTAATGAAGCAGGCCGGCTACAAGACCTTCTGGATCACCAACCAGCAGACCATGACCAAGCGCAACACCATGCTCACGACCTTTTCCGAACAGGCCGACGAACAGGTGTACCTGAACAACAACCGTAACCAGAACGCCCGCCAGTACGACGGCGATGTCCTGGCCCCGTTTTCCAAGGCCCTGGCCGACACCGCCGAGCGCAAGTTCATCGTGGTGCACTTGCTGGGCACCCACATGAGCTACCAGTACCGGTATCCGCAGACGTTCGACAAGTTCACCGATCGCCAGGGTGTACCGGCCGGCGTCAGCGATGCACAGCTGCCGACCTACAACAGCTATGACAATGCGGTGCTGTACAACGATTTCGTGGTCTCGAGCCTGATCAAGGACTACGCAAAGACTGACCCCAACGGCTTCCTGCTGTACCTGTCGGACCACGGCGAAGACGTGTTCGACTCTGCCGGCCACGACACCCTGGGCCGTAACGAAGGCAAGCCGACCGCGCCGATGTACACCATTCCGTTCATGGCCTACGCCTCGCCCAAATGGCGCGAAAGCCACGATTGGAGCTTTGCCGGTGACCTGCAACGGCCTTACAGCAGTTCGCAGTTGATTCACACCTGGGCGGACCTGGCAGGCTTGAGTTTCGATGAACTGGACCACAGCAAAAGCCTGGTCAGTGACAGCTTCAAGCCACGCCCCCTGCTGATCGGCAACCCTTACGAGACCAAGCAGAAAGCCTTGATCGACTTCAGCCTGATCAAACCGAAGAAGGCCGACAGCACCGAGGTGGTGACTCAGTAG
- the zwf gene encoding glucose-6-phosphate dehydrogenase — protein sequence MTANGKKPKAEPAPPTTLFLFGAHGDLVKRLLMPALYNLSRDGLLGDGLRIVGVDHNAISDADFAKKLEDFIRTEAASKVRGNADNALDPQLWAQLAKGISYVEGDFLDDSTYADIAQKIADSGTANAVFYLATAPRFFSEVVQRLGSAGLLNETEDGFRRVVIEKPFGSDLATAEALNACLLKVMSEKQIYRIDHYLGKETVQNILISRFSNVLFEAFWNNHYIDHVQITAAETVGVETRGNFFEKTGTLRDMVPNHLFQLLAMVAMEPPAAFGADAVRGEKAKVVGAIRPWSLEDARANSVRGQYTAGEIAGKSLPGYREEANVAPDSSTETFVALKVMIDNWRWVGVPFYLRTGKRMSIRDTEIVICFKHAPYAQFRDTEVDELKPTYLKIQIQPNEGMWFDLLAKKPGPTLEMANIELGFDYKDFFEMQPSTGYETLIYDCMTGDQTLFQRADNIENGWRAVQPFLDAWKEDDGIQAYKAGEDGPAAADALLARDGRTWHSLG from the coding sequence ATGACCGCCAACGGCAAGAAACCCAAGGCCGAACCTGCTCCACCGACCACCTTGTTTCTGTTTGGCGCCCATGGCGACCTGGTCAAGCGCCTGCTGATGCCGGCGCTGTACAACCTGAGCCGCGACGGGCTCTTGGGCGATGGCCTGCGTATCGTAGGCGTTGATCACAACGCCATCAGCGACGCTGACTTTGCCAAGAAACTCGAGGACTTCATTCGCACCGAGGCGGCCAGCAAAGTGCGCGGCAATGCCGACAATGCGCTGGACCCGCAACTGTGGGCCCAGTTGGCCAAAGGCATCAGCTACGTCGAGGGCGACTTCCTCGACGACAGCACCTACGCCGACATCGCGCAGAAAATCGCTGACAGCGGCACCGCCAATGCGGTGTTCTACCTCGCGACCGCGCCGCGCTTCTTCAGCGAAGTGGTGCAGCGTCTGGGCAGTGCCGGGTTGCTCAACGAAACCGAGGACGGCTTTCGCCGCGTGGTCATCGAGAAACCCTTCGGTTCCGACCTGGCCACCGCCGAAGCATTGAACGCGTGCCTGCTCAAGGTAATGAGCGAGAAACAGATCTATCGTATCGACCACTACCTGGGCAAGGAGACGGTGCAGAACATCCTGATCAGCCGTTTCTCCAACGTGCTGTTCGAAGCGTTCTGGAACAACCATTACATTGATCACGTGCAAATCACCGCCGCCGAAACGGTTGGTGTGGAAACGCGGGGTAACTTCTTCGAAAAAACCGGCACCTTGCGCGACATGGTGCCCAACCACCTGTTCCAGCTGCTGGCCATGGTTGCCATGGAGCCGCCGGCCGCTTTCGGTGCCGACGCGGTGCGCGGTGAGAAAGCCAAGGTGGTGGGCGCCATCCGGCCCTGGTCCTTGGAAGATGCACGGGCCAACTCGGTTCGCGGCCAGTACACCGCCGGTGAAATCGCCGGCAAGTCACTGCCGGGCTACCGTGAAGAAGCCAACGTCGCGCCCGACAGCAGCACCGAGACATTCGTCGCGCTGAAGGTGATGATCGACAACTGGCGCTGGGTCGGCGTGCCGTTCTACTTGCGCACCGGCAAGCGCATGAGCATTCGCGACACGGAGATCGTGATCTGCTTCAAGCACGCGCCGTACGCACAATTTCGCGACACCGAAGTCGATGAACTCAAGCCCACTTACCTCAAGATCCAGATCCAGCCGAACGAAGGCATGTGGTTCGACCTGCTGGCCAAGAAGCCCGGGCCAACCCTGGAGATGGCCAATATCGAGCTGGGGTTCGACTACAAGGACTTCTTCGAGATGCAGCCGTCGACCGGTTACGAAACGCTGATCTACGACTGCATGACCGGCGACCAGACCCTGTTCCAGCGCGCCGACAACATCGAGAACGGTTGGCGTGCCGTGCAACCGTTCCTGGATGCGTGGAAAGAAGATGACGGGATCCAGGCCTACAAGGCCGGTGAAGATGGCCCGGCGGCGGCTGACGCGCTGCTGGCCCGTGATGGCCGCACCTGGCACAGCCTCGGATGA
- the gnd gene encoding phosphogluconate dehydrogenase (NAD(+)-dependent, decarboxylating): MQLGIIGLGRMGGNIARRLMLNGHSTVVYDRNEAFVKGLSEEGATGVSGLEALVAGLQKPRAVWVMLPAGAPTEDTINELSELLESGDVIIDGGNTNYKDDVRRGKALAEKGLHYVDVGTSGGVWGLERGYCMMIGGDVETVQRLDPIFKSLAPGIGSIPRTKDRSASADPRAEQGYIHAGPAGSGHFVKMIHNGIEYGMMQAFAEGFDILKTKNSENLPEDQRFDLNVADIAEVWRRGSVVSSWLLDLTADALATDPKLDGYSGSVADSGEGRWTIEAAMEQAVPVPVLSTSLFARFRSRQQSTYGDKMLSAMRFGFGGHVETSKK; the protein is encoded by the coding sequence ATGCAACTGGGGATTATCGGACTAGGCCGCATGGGCGGTAACATTGCGCGGCGCCTGATGCTCAATGGGCATTCCACCGTTGTATATGACCGTAACGAAGCCTTCGTCAAAGGCTTGAGCGAGGAGGGCGCCACCGGCGTCTCCGGCCTGGAGGCCCTGGTGGCCGGGCTGCAGAAGCCGCGTGCGGTGTGGGTGATGTTGCCGGCAGGCGCGCCCACTGAAGACACCATCAATGAGCTGAGTGAGCTGCTCGAAAGCGGTGATGTGATCATCGACGGCGGCAACACCAACTACAAGGACGACGTACGTCGCGGCAAGGCCCTGGCAGAAAAGGGCCTGCACTACGTCGACGTCGGCACATCCGGCGGTGTCTGGGGCCTGGAACGTGGCTACTGCATGATGATCGGCGGCGACGTGGAAACCGTGCAGCGCCTGGACCCGATCTTCAAGAGCCTCGCCCCTGGAATTGGCAGCATTCCACGCACCAAGGACCGTTCGGCCTCTGCTGACCCACGCGCCGAGCAGGGTTACATCCATGCCGGCCCGGCGGGCTCGGGGCACTTCGTCAAGATGATCCACAACGGCATTGAATACGGAATGATGCAGGCATTTGCCGAAGGTTTTGACATCCTCAAGACCAAGAACTCGGAAAACCTGCCGGAAGATCAGCGCTTTGACCTGAACGTGGCCGACATCGCCGAAGTCTGGCGCCGTGGCAGCGTGGTGTCGTCGTGGTTGCTGGACCTGACCGCCGACGCCCTGGCAACCGATCCGAAGCTGGATGGCTATTCCGGTTCCGTGGCGGACAGCGGCGAAGGCCGTTGGACCATCGAAGCGGCCATGGAGCAAGCCGTGCCGGTACCGGTGCTGTCGACCTCATTGTTCGCCCGTTTCCGTTCGCGCCAGCAGAGCACCTACGGTGACAAAATGCTTTCGGCCATGCGCTTCGGCTTTGGCGGCCACGTGGAGACTTCCAAAAAATGA
- a CDS encoding HAD family hydrolase: MSDTAIHPIRFILSDVDGTLLHPDHSLSQRTAEAVRALREAGVFFSLASGRPPKAMLHLIETFGIDVPVAGFNGGTLINPDGSILVAHHLPAEAALVTLALFSAEPDVEVWVFADGDWLRRDPPGPMAQREADGLGYGPVVVDSFEPYLDRVDKIVAASNNTQLLVELEARLQPKVKGLAQVSRSQPVYLDVTAMLANKGEALKTIAAHLGVPLAQTAAIGDGGNDPAMFHVAGLSIAMGQAEDTVKRQASVVTGSNVEDGAAEAFERFILAAQ, translated from the coding sequence ATGAGTGATACAGCGATTCATCCCATCCGTTTTATCCTCAGTGACGTGGACGGCACCTTGCTGCACCCGGATCACAGCCTGAGCCAGCGCACCGCCGAGGCGGTTCGAGCACTGCGTGAGGCCGGGGTGTTTTTCAGCCTGGCCAGCGGGCGGCCGCCCAAGGCCATGTTGCACTTGATCGAGACCTTCGGCATCGACGTGCCGGTGGCGGGCTTCAACGGCGGTACGTTGATCAACCCGGATGGCAGCATCCTGGTGGCCCACCATCTGCCGGCCGAAGCGGCGCTGGTGACATTGGCGCTGTTTTCGGCCGAGCCGGACGTCGAGGTTTGGGTGTTTGCCGATGGCGACTGGCTGCGCCGTGACCCGCCTGGGCCAATGGCGCAGCGCGAAGCCGATGGCCTGGGGTATGGGCCGGTGGTGGTGGACAGTTTCGAGCCGTACCTGGACCGGGTCGACAAGATCGTCGCCGCCAGCAACAACACGCAATTGCTGGTGGAGTTGGAGGCGCGGTTGCAGCCCAAGGTGAAGGGGCTGGCCCAGGTATCGCGTTCGCAGCCGGTTTACCTGGATGTGACCGCAATGCTGGCCAACAAGGGCGAGGCCTTGAAGACCATCGCCGCGCACCTTGGGGTGCCGCTTGCGCAAACGGCGGCCATTGGCGACGGTGGCAACGACCCGGCGATGTTTCATGTGGCCGGTTTGTCGATTGCCATGGGCCAGGCGGAAGACACCGTCAAGCGTCAAGCCAGTGTGGTCACCGGCAGTAATGTCGAGGACGGCGCCGCCGAAGCGTTCGAGCGATTTATTCTTGCCGCACAGTAA